From Ramlibacter tataouinensis, the proteins below share one genomic window:
- a CDS encoding alpha/beta fold hydrolase, giving the protein MTTDQQIGHPDIRFCRSRDGTRLAFTVCGTGRPIVMVPLHFGEDLDAPSLFNARHWVEGLSGQARVVRYDVRGCGYSDSNFEPSTLESWADDLDAIVRVFAPEPVTLLAISHGALPAARYANLHPQQVSHLIVVGGSARGRSRRGPNPALEQETRAQREAMASGWGFDQNFSAAFRRVFYSRTFPGATDAQLAEIDATMHRRWSADCLLAYSTAVWQADVSADASKLSCPSLVLHSRDDQVVPLDEGRRLAALIPGARFVTLSSAYHMLPGYDGEWPRVLAETKSFLGLADQFNDLSALTPRQIEVLRLVSKGHTDKEIARNLQLSPRTVEMHVGRALAALQCHTRAEAVRFAAERGLFSMPD; this is encoded by the coding sequence ATGACCACCGACCAGCAGATCGGGCACCCGGACATCAGGTTCTGCCGCAGCCGGGACGGCACACGCCTGGCGTTCACGGTCTGCGGCACGGGCCGGCCCATCGTCATGGTGCCGCTGCACTTTGGCGAGGATCTGGACGCTCCGAGCTTATTCAACGCGCGGCACTGGGTGGAGGGCCTGTCCGGGCAGGCGCGCGTCGTTCGCTACGACGTGCGCGGCTGTGGATACTCCGACAGCAACTTCGAGCCCAGCACGCTGGAATCGTGGGCGGATGACCTCGATGCGATCGTGCGGGTCTTCGCTCCAGAACCCGTGACCCTGCTCGCGATTTCGCACGGCGCGCTGCCGGCTGCCCGTTATGCCAACCTTCATCCGCAGCAAGTCAGCCATTTGATCGTGGTCGGCGGGTCGGCACGCGGTCGATCCAGACGCGGTCCGAATCCGGCCCTGGAGCAGGAAACGCGGGCACAACGGGAAGCCATGGCCTCGGGTTGGGGCTTCGACCAGAACTTCAGCGCCGCTTTCCGGCGGGTGTTCTATTCGCGGACATTCCCCGGCGCCACCGACGCCCAATTGGCGGAGATCGACGCCACGATGCACCGGCGCTGGTCCGCCGATTGCCTCTTGGCTTACTCGACGGCCGTGTGGCAAGCCGACGTGTCGGCTGACGCGAGCAAGCTTTCTTGCCCTTCACTGGTGCTTCACTCGCGTGACGACCAGGTGGTTCCGTTGGACGAGGGACGCCGGCTTGCCGCCTTGATTCCCGGCGCCAGATTTGTGACCCTCTCCAGTGCGTATCACATGCTGCCCGGATACGACGGCGAGTGGCCAAGGGTATTGGCTGAAACCAAGAGCTTTCTTGGGCTGGCAGACCAGTTCAACGACTTGTCCGCATTGACCCCGCGCCAGATCGAGGTGCTTCGGCTGGTCAGCAAGGGCCACACCGACAAGGAGATTGCCCGGAACTTGCAGCTTAGTCCTCGCACGGTGGAAATGCATGTGGGCCGCGCGCTGGCCGCACTGCAGTGCCACACCCGGGCCGAGGCGGTTCGATTCGCCGCAGAGCGCGGCCTGTTCTCGATGCCGGACTGA
- a CDS encoding DUF2917 domain-containing protein, with protein MQAAHPASPFALLHGLWSADRGASPTVARESLARQQRIHEGATLVLPRPAGISLICATGTVWITHDGDCKDVVLEAGESYTSERRSRMLVYGLTASSVLLR; from the coding sequence ATGCAAGCCGCCCATCCCGCCAGCCCGTTCGCCCTGTTGCACGGCTTGTGGTCCGCTGACAGGGGAGCCTCCCCAACCGTGGCGCGTGAGTCGCTCGCGCGCCAGCAGCGTATCCACGAGGGCGCGACGCTGGTCCTGCCTCGCCCCGCGGGCATCTCGCTGATCTGCGCGACAGGAACGGTCTGGATCACGCACGACGGCGATTGCAAGGATGTCGTGCTGGAAGCCGGTGAAAGCTACACCAGCGAGCGGCGCAGCCGGATGCTGGTGTACGGCTTGACGGCTTCGTCCGTGCTGCTGCGCTAG
- a CDS encoding TerC family protein, whose protein sequence is MTMTGTPTMWALFAAFVAAALVVDFVSLRKQGAHAVGMREAALWSVLWIVVSLLFVGWLWWYLGGASGDPARQALASNKAFEFITGYLVEKALAVDNIFVFLMLFTHFGVPAEFQKRVLMIGILAALVLRAGMILLGAWLITEFHWLLYVFGAFLVVTGVKMWWAAGQEPDLDNNPLLRWIHRHMKVAPGYDGERLFTRVDGVRTATPMLVVVVLIGVVDVIFAVDSIPAIFAITTDPFIVLTSNVFAILGLRAMYFLLAGMQERFHLLSYGLAIVLVLIGLKMLLVDLYKVPVGWSLAMTLAVLAGSMLLSLRTPPQGARGAAYPFSPKRRERPRPP, encoded by the coding sequence ATGACCATGACCGGCACGCCGACCATGTGGGCCCTGTTCGCCGCTTTCGTGGCGGCGGCCCTGGTGGTGGATTTTGTCAGCCTGAGGAAGCAGGGCGCGCACGCCGTCGGCATGCGCGAGGCGGCGCTGTGGTCCGTGCTGTGGATCGTGGTGTCCCTGCTCTTCGTCGGCTGGCTTTGGTGGTACCTGGGGGGCGCGTCCGGCGACCCGGCCCGGCAGGCACTCGCCAGCAACAAGGCCTTCGAGTTCATCACCGGTTACCTGGTGGAGAAGGCGCTGGCGGTCGACAACATCTTCGTCTTCCTGATGCTGTTCACGCATTTCGGTGTCCCGGCGGAATTCCAGAAGCGCGTGCTGATGATCGGCATCCTGGCCGCGCTGGTGCTGCGCGCCGGGATGATCCTCCTGGGCGCCTGGCTGATCACCGAGTTCCACTGGCTGCTGTACGTGTTCGGCGCCTTCCTGGTCGTCACCGGCGTCAAGATGTGGTGGGCGGCCGGGCAGGAGCCGGACCTGGACAACAACCCCTTGCTGCGCTGGATCCACCGGCACATGAAGGTGGCGCCCGGCTACGACGGCGAGCGCCTGTTCACCCGGGTGGATGGCGTGCGCACGGCGACGCCGATGCTGGTGGTGGTCGTGCTGATCGGCGTGGTCGATGTGATCTTCGCGGTCGACTCCATCCCGGCCATCTTCGCGATCACCACCGATCCCTTCATCGTGCTGACCTCCAACGTGTTTGCGATCCTGGGCCTGCGCGCCATGTACTTCCTGCTCGCGGGCATGCAGGAGCGCTTCCACCTGCTGTCTTACGGGCTGGCCATCGTGCTGGTGCTGATCGGGCTGAAGATGCTGCTGGTCGACCTGTACAAGGTCCCGGTCGGGTGGTCGCTGGCGATGACCCTGGCGGTGCTGGCGGGATCGATGCTGCTGTCGTTGCGCACCCCGCCCCAGGGCGCGCGCGGGGCTGCCTATCCGTTCTCGCCCAAGCGCCGGGAGCGGCCGCGGCCGCCTTGA